In Lacerta agilis isolate rLacAgi1 chromosome 8, rLacAgi1.pri, whole genome shotgun sequence, one genomic interval encodes:
- the PAFAH2 gene encoding platelet-activating factor acetylhydrolase 2, cytoplasmic — protein MGVTQSLGLPHGKGAFPVGCTDVMVGQTPKGLFFRLFYPCIQQDGAEQPFWIPRYEYYYGISDYMNMNRKWCAPLLSVTFGSCKIPVSWDAPFKPCSHKYPLIIFSHGLGAFRTVYSAICVEMASRGFVVMALEHRDHSASATYFCKLDPETPDFPETQIREEWLSYQGVPKGQKEFRFRNPQLHQRANECIRGLKLIRSIDSGKAVVNLLRTDFDLSVLKDNVDLSKVSVMGHSFGGTTAVLALVKEAQFKCAVALDAWMFPLENSVYPKVTKPVLFVNTESFQTAESVAKMKKISAVNKETKVITILGTVHQSQTDFTFLAGNLVNRVFRTRGTLDPYEGLDITNQAALAFLQKHLQLKEDFDRWDSLLEGVGDSVVPDSPLQKSSL, from the exons ATGGGGGTCACCCAGTCCCTGGGGCTGCCTCACGGGAAGGGAGCCTTCCCGGTGGGCTGCACGGATGTCATGGTGGGACAGACGCCAAAG GGCCTCTTCTTCCGCTTATTTTACCCCTGCATCCAGCAGGATGGGGCGGAGCAGCCCTTTTGGATCCCCCGCTATGAGTACTACTATGGAATCTCCGACTACATGAACATGAACAGGAAATGGTGCGCCCCACTGCTCAGTGTGACGTTCG GTTCATGCAAGATCCCCGTGAGCTGGGATGCTCCTTTTAAACCATGTTCCCACAAGTATCCGTTGATCATATTCTCCCACGGGCTAGGAGCCTTTCG AACTGTGTACTCTGCCATCTGTGTTGAAATGGCTTCGCGTGGTTTTGTGGTGATGGCGCTTGAGCACAG agaCCATTCTGCCTCTGCCACTTACTTCTGCAAGTTGGATCCTGAAACACCAGACTTCCCTGAGACTCAGATACGGGAAGAATGGCTGTCGTATCAAGGGGTGCCGAAAGGTCAGAAGGAGTTTCGCTTCCGAAACCCACAG CTTCATCAAAGAGCAAACGAGTGCATACGAGGACTTAAGTTGATTCGGAGCATCGACAGTGGCAAGGCTGTTGTCAACCTCTTGCGCACTGATTTTGATCTGTCTGTGCTGAAG gaCAACGTGGATTTGTCCAAAGTCTCCGTCATGGGCCACTCCTTTGGAGGAACGACGGCTGTGCTGGCTCTTGTTAAAGAAGCCCAGTTTAA GTGTGCTGTTGCCCTCGATGCCTGGATGTTCCCTTTGGAGAACTCAGTCTACCCGAAAGTGACCAAGCCGGTGCTTTTTGTCAACACCGAGTCCTTCCAGACTGCGGAGAGCGTAGCCAAAATGAAAAAGATCAGCGCTGTGAACAAGGAAACCAAGGTTATAACCATCCT GGGCACCGTCCACCAGAGTCAGACTGATTTCACCTTTCTTGCGGGGAACCTCGTGAACAGAGTCTTTCGAACCAGAGGCACCCTCGACCCCTACGAGGGCCTTGACATCACCAACCAGGCTGCTCTTGCCTTCCTGCAGAAACATCTCC AGCTGAAAGAAGATTTTGATCGGTGGGATAGTCTTCTGGAAGGCGTTGGTGATTCTGTAGTTCCGGACAGCCCTTTGCAGAAGTCCAGCCTCTAG